A part of Streptomyces sp. SLBN-31 genomic DNA contains:
- the disA gene encoding DNA integrity scanning diadenylate cyclase DisA: protein MAANDRAAAPGKSGGSSGADGLMRASLSAVAPGTAMRDGLERVLRGNTGGLIVLGFDKTVEAMSTGGFVLDVEFTATRLRELCKLDGGIVLSSDLSKILRAGVQFVPDATIPTEETGTRHRTADRVSKQVGFPVVSVSQSMRLIALYVDGQRRVLEDSAAILSRANQALATLERYKLRLDEVAGTLSALEIEDLVTVRDVSAVAQRLEMVRRIATEIAEYVVELGTDGRLLALQLDELIAGVEPERELVVRDYVPEPTAKRSRTVDEALYELDALTHAELLELTTVARAMGYTGSPEALDSAVSPRGFRLLAKVPRLPGAIIDRLVEHFGGLQKLLAASVDDLQTVDGVGEARARSVREGLSRLAESSILERYV, encoded by the coding sequence GTGGCAGCCAACGACCGGGCAGCAGCTCCCGGAAAGTCCGGCGGGAGTTCCGGTGCCGATGGCCTGATGCGCGCCTCTCTGAGCGCCGTGGCACCCGGCACGGCGATGCGCGACGGGCTGGAGCGCGTGCTCCGCGGCAACACCGGCGGACTCATCGTGCTCGGCTTCGACAAGACCGTCGAGGCCATGTCCACGGGCGGTTTCGTCCTGGACGTCGAGTTCACGGCCACGCGCCTGCGCGAGCTGTGCAAGCTGGACGGCGGCATCGTGCTCTCCTCCGACCTGTCGAAGATCCTCAGGGCGGGCGTCCAGTTCGTGCCGGACGCGACGATCCCCACGGAGGAGACGGGCACCCGTCACCGCACCGCGGACCGCGTCTCCAAGCAGGTCGGCTTCCCGGTGGTCTCGGTCTCCCAGTCGATGCGCCTGATCGCCCTCTACGTGGACGGCCAGCGCCGCGTGCTGGAGGACTCGGCGGCGATCCTCTCCCGCGCCAACCAGGCCCTGGCGACCCTGGAGCGCTACAAGCTCCGCCTGGACGAGGTGGCCGGCACCCTCTCCGCGCTGGAAATCGAAGACCTCGTCACGGTCCGGGACGTCTCCGCGGTGGCCCAGCGTCTGGAGATGGTCCGCCGCATCGCCACCGAAATCGCCGAATACGTGGTCGAACTGGGCACCGACGGCCGTCTCCTCGCCCTCCAGCTGGACGAGTTGATCGCCGGCGTCGAGCCCGAGCGTGAGCTGGTGGTCCGCGACTACGTCCCCGAACCGACCGCCAAGCGCTCCCGCACCGTAGACGAGGCCCTCTACGAACTCGACGCCCTCACCCACGCCGAGCTCCTCGAACTCACCACGGTGGCAAGGGCGATGGGCTACACGGGCTCCCCGGAGGCGCTGGACTCGGCGGTCTCCCCGCGCGGCTTCCGCCTCCTGGCCAAGGTGCCCCGCCTCCCCGGCGCGATCATCGACCGGCTGGTGGAGCACTTCGGCGGCCTGCAGAAGCTGCTCGCCGCGAGCGTGGACGACCTCCAGACGGTGGACGGCGTGGGCGAGGCCCGCGCCCGGAGCGTTCGCGAGGGCCTGTCCCGCCTGGCCGAGAGCTCGATCCTGGAACGCTACGTCTGA